In a single window of the Streptomyces sp. NBC_00285 genome:
- a CDS encoding NADP-dependent oxidoreductase, protein MRAMGQDVHGGPEVLKEIEVPRPVPGVSEILVAVHAAGVNPTDWKHRAGGAFVGEPPFVLGWDVSGVVEAVGFGVTLFKPGDEVFGMLPYPHGVGAHAEYVTAPTRSFAPKPANVDHIQAGALPLAALTAWQALVDTADVRPGQRVLIHAAAGGVGHLAVQIAKARGAYVIGTASAGKHAFLRELGADEVIDYRTVDFAEAVSDVDLVLDPLAGETRTRSLGVLRKGGTLVSLLGGGTPEETEKAAELGVRLEGLLVEADHAGMRAIADLAGSGKLRAHIEATFPLAQAAEAHALGETDRTTGKIVLTVR, encoded by the coding sequence ATGCGTGCGATGGGCCAGGACGTCCACGGCGGCCCCGAAGTACTGAAGGAGATCGAGGTTCCGCGGCCGGTGCCCGGCGTCAGCGAGATCCTCGTCGCCGTCCACGCGGCAGGCGTCAACCCCACCGACTGGAAGCACCGGGCCGGCGGCGCGTTCGTCGGCGAGCCGCCGTTCGTCCTCGGCTGGGACGTCTCCGGCGTCGTCGAGGCGGTCGGCTTCGGCGTCACCCTCTTCAAGCCGGGCGACGAGGTCTTCGGCATGCTGCCCTACCCGCACGGCGTCGGCGCCCACGCCGAGTACGTCACCGCCCCCACCCGGTCCTTCGCGCCCAAGCCTGCCAACGTCGACCACATCCAGGCAGGCGCCCTCCCGCTCGCCGCCCTCACCGCCTGGCAGGCCCTCGTCGACACCGCCGACGTCCGCCCGGGACAGCGCGTCCTGATCCACGCGGCCGCGGGCGGGGTCGGCCACCTCGCCGTACAGATCGCCAAGGCCCGCGGCGCGTACGTCATCGGCACGGCGAGCGCGGGCAAGCACGCGTTCCTGCGCGAACTGGGCGCCGACGAGGTGATCGACTACCGGACCGTCGACTTCGCCGAGGCCGTCAGCGACGTGGACCTGGTCCTCGACCCGCTCGCGGGCGAGACCCGTACCCGCTCTCTGGGCGTGCTGCGCAAGGGCGGAACCCTGGTATCGCTCCTCGGTGGCGGCACGCCGGAGGAGACCGAGAAGGCCGCGGAACTCGGAGTGCGGCTCGAAGGGCTGCTCGTGGAGGCTGACCACGCGGGCATGCGTGCCATCGCCGACCTGGCCGGCTCGGGCAAACTCCGGGCCCACATCGAGGCTACGTTCCCGCTCGCCCAGGCGGCCGAAGCACACGCGCTGGGTGAGACCGATCGCACGACGGGCAAGATCGTCCTCACCGTCCGCTGA
- a CDS encoding IS1182 family transposase produces MSLRPRSGEQVPSLTAQIARASNPGGTTAIWVRDRLDGLWCDEDFADWYPRDGRPGLSPAQLATVCVLQFLLGLSDRQAAEAVRCRIDFKYAMAMELDDPGFHHSVLADFRDRLAEGDRADRLLDLALARLTEAGLVRERTTQRTDSTHVLAAVRDLTRLELVTEAVRAALEEVAGMSPHLLDELVDEEWGRRYGRPVRLGKNPTKPTTRILATGNDAVRLLEHLYRHGAGRPSGPRVQALRQIMVQNYHRDQAGRLRWRTAEKEGGPGLPPSSRAVVSPYDTSARYARHGHIISWKGFAAHLTETCAPDGPNVITDVATTAATTHDSQVLPGIHTRLARRGLLPAEHLVDAGYTSLPHLEQATREHQVTVSGPLRSNPTRQHRQNEGFARDDFHIDYDRQQVTCPQGQVSAGWHGPYPTSSPTAAPLIVARFTKSQCRPCPARTQCTSTADSARTVGFPPRELRDLQLRVRAEQQTPEWKTRYAVRSGVEGTVNEFAHGHGMRRCRYRGQGKAHIQHVLTAIAVNIERLSGLPPAEEAPTSRRPTAFQHYLDQREIPRLKSWRTLGT; encoded by the coding sequence TTGTCCCTTCGCCCCCGTTCCGGTGAGCAAGTCCCTTCTCTGACCGCGCAGATCGCGCGGGCGAGCAACCCGGGCGGTACGACGGCGATATGGGTACGCGATCGCCTCGATGGGCTGTGGTGCGACGAGGACTTCGCCGACTGGTACCCGCGGGATGGGCGCCCGGGGCTCTCGCCTGCTCAACTGGCCACCGTCTGTGTGCTGCAGTTCCTGCTCGGCCTGTCGGACCGGCAGGCCGCCGAGGCGGTCCGCTGTCGCATCGACTTCAAGTACGCCATGGCGATGGAACTGGACGATCCCGGGTTCCACCACAGCGTGCTGGCCGACTTCCGCGACCGTCTCGCCGAAGGCGATCGCGCTGACCGCCTCCTCGACCTCGCGCTGGCCCGCCTCACGGAGGCCGGACTGGTGCGCGAGCGCACCACGCAGCGCACCGACTCCACCCACGTCCTGGCTGCGGTGCGCGACCTGACCCGCCTGGAGTTGGTCACCGAGGCGGTCCGCGCCGCACTCGAAGAAGTCGCTGGTATGTCCCCTCACCTGCTGGACGAGCTGGTCGATGAGGAGTGGGGCCGCCGCTACGGTCGGCCGGTCCGCCTGGGCAAGAACCCCACCAAGCCCACGACCAGGATCCTGGCCACCGGGAACGATGCCGTCCGGCTCCTGGAACACCTCTACCGGCACGGAGCAGGCCGCCCGTCCGGCCCTCGCGTCCAGGCCCTGCGCCAGATCATGGTGCAGAACTACCACCGTGACCAGGCAGGCCGGCTACGCTGGCGCACCGCCGAGAAGGAAGGCGGACCCGGGCTGCCGCCCTCGTCCCGGGCAGTCGTCTCGCCCTACGACACCTCGGCCCGCTATGCGAGGCACGGGCACATCATCAGCTGGAAAGGGTTCGCCGCTCATCTGACGGAGACCTGTGCTCCCGACGGCCCCAACGTGATCACGGACGTGGCCACCACCGCGGCCACCACCCACGACAGTCAGGTCCTGCCCGGCATCCACACCCGTCTGGCGCGGCGCGGGCTGCTGCCCGCCGAGCATCTGGTCGACGCCGGCTACACGTCCCTGCCCCACCTCGAACAAGCCACCCGTGAACACCAGGTCACGGTCTCCGGGCCGCTGCGGAGCAACCCCACCCGCCAACACCGGCAGAACGAGGGCTTCGCCCGGGACGACTTCCACATCGACTACGACCGTCAGCAGGTCACGTGCCCCCAGGGGCAGGTCAGTGCGGGCTGGCACGGCCCCTACCCAACCTCGTCACCCACCGCGGCCCCGCTGATCGTGGCCAGGTTCACCAAGAGTCAGTGCCGTCCCTGCCCGGCCCGCACCCAGTGCACCTCCACCGCCGACAGTGCCCGAACCGTGGGCTTTCCCCCGCGAGAACTCCGTGACCTGCAACTTCGCGTCCGCGCGGAGCAACAGACGCCCGAGTGGAAGACCCGCTATGCGGTCCGCTCGGGAGTGGAGGGCACGGTCAACGAGTTCGCCCACGGACACGGCATGCGGCGCTGCCGCTACCGAGGACAGGGAAAGGCCCACATTCAGCACGTTCTGACGGCCATTGCCGTCAACATCGAGCGCCTCAGCGGACTGCCACCGGCCGAAGAAGCACCCACGTCCCGTCGACCGACTGCCTTCCAGCACTACCTCGACCAACGCGAGATACCCCGGCTGAAGTCTTGGCGAACCCTGGGAACCTGA
- a CDS encoding GlxA family transcriptional regulator translates to MAVLALEGVYPFELGIPNRVFADADGRYDVRTCTVDGRPVRTSADFTVAVEHGPEALETADTVVIPPFDHALVSDRLTEPMATALARIRPGTRIVSICTGAFLLAAAGLLDGRPATTHWVLADTFRRLFPGVALDAEVLFVDDGDILTSAGAASGLDVCLHLVRKDHGSELANRVARRCVVPPWREGGQAQYIEQPVPDLSSAGTAASRQWALERLDQPLTLADLAGHARMSARTFARRFQEETGTSPGRWLIQQRVHRARQLLESSDLSVDRIAGEVGFATGASLRQHLHAAIGVSPLAYRRTFRTAPTGLGPI, encoded by the coding sequence GTGGCCGTGCTGGCACTCGAAGGCGTCTACCCCTTCGAACTCGGCATCCCGAACAGGGTCTTCGCCGACGCTGACGGGCGGTACGACGTGCGCACCTGCACCGTCGACGGGCGCCCGGTACGCACCAGTGCGGACTTCACGGTGGCCGTCGAGCACGGCCCCGAGGCGCTGGAGACCGCCGACACGGTGGTCATCCCGCCGTTCGACCACGCCCTTGTCTCGGACCGGCTGACGGAACCGATGGCGACCGCACTCGCCCGGATCCGGCCGGGTACGCGGATCGTGTCCATCTGCACGGGCGCCTTCCTGCTCGCGGCGGCCGGGTTGCTCGACGGGCGGCCGGCGACCACGCACTGGGTGTTGGCCGACACCTTCCGCCGGCTCTTCCCGGGGGTCGCGCTGGACGCCGAGGTGCTGTTCGTGGACGACGGCGACATCCTCACCTCGGCCGGAGCCGCGTCCGGACTGGACGTCTGCCTCCATCTCGTACGCAAGGACCACGGCAGCGAGCTCGCCAACCGGGTGGCGCGGCGCTGTGTCGTACCGCCGTGGCGGGAGGGCGGACAGGCCCAGTACATCGAGCAGCCCGTCCCCGACCTGTCCTCGGCGGGAACGGCGGCGAGCCGGCAGTGGGCCCTGGAGCGCCTCGACCAGCCGCTGACGCTCGCGGATCTGGCCGGGCACGCGCGGATGAGCGCACGGACCTTCGCTCGCCGCTTCCAGGAGGAGACCGGCACCAGCCCCGGGCGCTGGCTCATCCAGCAACGGGTCCACCGGGCACGGCAGTTGCTCGAGTCCAGCGATCTGTCCGTGGACCGGATCGCGGGCGAGGTGGGCTTCGCGACGGGGGCCTCGCTGCGGCAGCATCTGCACGCGGCGATCGGGGTGTCCCCGCTGGCCTACCGGCGTACGTTCCGCACGGCGCCGACGGGACTGGGTCCCATCTGA
- a CDS encoding WhiB family transcriptional regulator → MITDTDWGDRGLCKSTDPDELFVEGAAQNLAKAVCTGCPVRTECLAYALDQRIEHGVWGGMTERERRALLRRRPTVISWQRLLETARLEYTHQAHAAVPDGGVLPALHEVC, encoded by the coding sequence GTGATAACGGATACCGACTGGGGTGACCGCGGGCTGTGCAAGAGCACCGACCCAGACGAACTGTTCGTCGAGGGAGCTGCGCAAAACCTGGCGAAAGCCGTATGTACCGGCTGCCCCGTGCGCACCGAATGCCTGGCCTACGCCCTGGATCAGCGCATCGAACACGGCGTCTGGGGCGGCATGACCGAACGTGAGCGACGGGCGCTCCTGCGCCGCAGGCCGACCGTTATCTCGTGGCAACGCCTGCTGGAAACCGCCCGCTTGGAGTACACGCATCAAGCTCATGCTGCTGTCCCGGACGGTGGCGTGCTCCCGGCGCTGCACGAGGTCTGCTGA
- a CDS encoding NAD(P)/FAD-dependent oxidoreductase: MRRTAVVGSGVAGLTAAYILGRTRHVVLYEADDRLGGHAHTHELTSSYDGRVHRVDSGFIVHNHRTYPNLLRLFDELGVTTQESEMSMSVRCEGCGLEYAGARGPAGLLARPRALLRGSYLRLLVEVPAFHRAARRLLAYGGEQGLTLGEFLDREGFSAYFRAHFMTPVVSAVWSCDAGTAQRYPASYLFRFLEHHGMLSVGGSPVWRTVTGGSRAYVDRVAEHIGEIRTGTPVRAVRRHAGAAEVTAADGTTESYDSVVVAVHPDQALRLLADPTDREREVLGAFRYSRNTTLLHTDTRLLPRARGARASWNYLMPSCTAGADRVRVSYDMNRLQRLDAAEAFVVTLGGEDRVDPGRVLARMVYEHPVYTPESVAAQGRLHELAGDVCVFAGAYHGWGFHEDGCRSGVEAAAALGARW, encoded by the coding sequence ATGAGGCGGACGGCCGTGGTGGGCTCCGGTGTCGCGGGGCTGACCGCCGCGTACATTCTGGGCCGGACGCGACACGTCGTGCTCTACGAGGCCGATGACCGGCTCGGTGGGCACGCACACACGCATGAGCTGACGTCGTCGTACGACGGGCGGGTGCACCGCGTGGACTCCGGGTTCATCGTGCACAACCACCGCACCTACCCGAACCTGCTGCGGCTCTTCGACGAACTCGGCGTCACCACGCAGGAGTCGGAGATGAGCATGTCGGTGCGGTGCGAGGGCTGCGGCCTGGAGTACGCCGGTGCACGCGGCCCCGCCGGACTGCTCGCCCGGCCCCGGGCACTCCTGCGCGGGTCGTATCTGCGGCTGCTGGTGGAGGTGCCTGCATTCCACCGGGCGGCAAGGCGGTTGCTGGCCTACGGCGGCGAGCAGGGCCTGACGCTGGGCGAGTTCCTGGACCGGGAGGGCTTCTCTGCCTATTTCCGCGCCCACTTCATGACACCTGTGGTGTCGGCGGTGTGGTCCTGCGACGCCGGCACCGCTCAGCGCTACCCGGCTTCCTATCTGTTCCGCTTCCTGGAGCACCACGGGATGCTGTCGGTCGGCGGCTCGCCGGTGTGGCGCACGGTCACCGGCGGTTCCCGCGCGTACGTCGACCGGGTCGCCGAGCACATCGGTGAGATCCGCACCGGCACCCCCGTACGGGCCGTGCGCCGCCACGCCGGCGCTGCCGAGGTGACCGCGGCCGACGGCACCACGGAGTCGTACGACTCGGTGGTCGTTGCGGTCCATCCGGATCAGGCGCTGCGCCTGCTCGCCGATCCGACCGACCGGGAGCGGGAGGTGCTCGGCGCTTTTCGCTACTCGCGCAACACCACCCTCCTGCACACCGACACCCGACTGCTGCCCCGCGCCCGAGGAGCCCGTGCCTCCTGGAACTACCTCATGCCGTCCTGCACGGCGGGCGCCGACCGGGTGCGGGTCAGCTACGACATGAACCGGCTGCAACGTCTCGACGCAGCCGAGGCGTTCGTCGTCACCCTCGGCGGCGAGGACCGCGTCGATCCCGGCCGGGTGCTGGCCCGCATGGTCTACGAACACCCCGTGTACACCCCGGAGTCGGTAGCCGCCCAGGGGCGGCTGCACGAGCTGGCCGGTGATGTCTGCGTGTTCGCGGGTGCCTATCACGGGTGGGGGTTCCACGAGGACGGCTGCCGGTCGGGCGTCGAGGCCGCCGCTGCGCTGGGAGCGCGCTGGTGA